In Strigops habroptila isolate Jane chromosome 6, bStrHab1.2.pri, whole genome shotgun sequence, a single genomic region encodes these proteins:
- the ALKAL2 gene encoding ALK and LTK ligand 2: MSGLRSPGLLGLMLLMLSAGYCKEKTDSSDLKDRQSLLNLIMEIIQELKRYHLEKDSGMQYFSKHDYNLDRREVADYGGYQDEQRVEIVPRDLRMKDKFLKHLTGPLYFSPKCSKHFHRLYHNTRDCTIPAYYKRCARLLTRLAVSPMCMEG; this comes from the exons ATGAGTGGACTGAGGTCTCctgggctgctggggctgatgCTCTTAATGCTCTCAGCAGGatactgcaaagagaaaactgaCTCCTCAGATTTGAAGGACAGGCAGAGTCTCCTAAATCTGATCATGGAGATCATTCAGGAACTGAAAAGGTACCACCTGGAGAAGGACAGTGGAATGCAGTACTTCTCCAAGCACGACTATAACTTAGATCGAAGGGAAGTGGCTGACTACGGAGGATACCAGGACGAGCAGAGAGTTG AAATAGTTCCCAGAGATCTGAGGATGAAAGACAAGTTCTTAAAGCATTTAACAG GTCCACTCTACTTTAGCCCAAAATGTAGTAAACACTTTCATCGGCTTTACCACAATACAAGGGACTGCACCATCCCAGCAT ACTATAAAAGATGTGCCAGGCTTCTGACTCGGTTGGCAGTAAGCCCAATGTGCATGGAAGGATAA